The following nucleotide sequence is from Aggregicoccus sp. 17bor-14.
GGTGAAGCCGCGTGCACGGAGGAGCGCGCGGCGCAGGACGGGACGGGACATGGTGGAGGGACCTCGCAGGGCGGACATCAGTGGGCGGCGCCCACGGGCGCCGGCTCGAGAAGGAAGGTGGAGGGGCTCATCGGCACGACGCGCAGGCCCTGCTGCTCCTGCGCGTGCAGCCAGGCGCGCAGCTCGGGCGAGGGGGCGCGGCCGTCCTGCGTGCGCACGATGCGCCGCGCGCCCTCGGTCTGCAGCAGGCCGAGCCCGGCAGGCGCTCCGGGGACGCTCTGGTAGGGCGGAGCGCCGGACCCGCGCATCTCCCACAGCTGCAGGCCCGCGCCCGTGATCAGCACCGCCCCGAGCACCGCGAGCGCCACCTTCTGCTTGCGCTGGCGCGCGCCGTCCGCCCGCGAGAAGAGCACCACCTTGCCCGCGCCCTGGGCGGCCGCGGCGTTCGACTTGGAGGCAAAGCCGGCGGGCTGCGCGGCGGGCTGCGCAGCCGGCACGCCCTTCACGCGCACCTCGGAGAGCGCTACCGCGTCGCGCACGAGCGCGTCGCGCACGGCGCTCACGCGCGCGAGCACCTCGGGCGTCGCCTTGCCCTCGTAGCCGCGCAGTGGGTCCAGCGCTCCGTCCACCTGGGCGAGCAGCACGTTGAGCGCCTCGGGCTCGGGCACGCCGGCGCGCGCCGTGTGCTCGAGCGCCAGCGCGAGCCGCAGCTGCGTGCCCAGCGCGGCGCGCAGCGGCGCGGGGTCGAAGGACAGCGCGTCGCCGCGCAGCGCGTCCTCGTCGATGGCCGTGAGGGCGCTGCGCAGCTGGCGCACCACCGTGGCCGCGGCCGCCGGCGCAGCCACCTCGCCGCGCAGCAGCTGCAGCGCGAGCTCCGGCGGGGGCGCCCCGAGCGGCCAGCGCGGAGCGGCCTCCGGGGGCTTCATCCAGTTCGAGGGCAGAGCCGTCTGGGCGGGGTTCGCGTCACTCATCGTCCCATGAGCGTAAAAAAATATACGTTTGGTGACAAACACAGCTTCCCCTACGTCCGCTTACAACTCTGGAGAATCAGGGCGTTCCCGGGGAGAGGAGGCCACCCGGGCCACCCTCACGCCGCAGACCCGGGCAGGGACGGCCCCCCGGCGGGGCGTCGGGGCCCCCATGCCGTGCGCATGAACAGCACCCCCACGGGCGCGCAGCTGGGCCCGCCCCCCGTGCAGCTCTTTCCGCTGCCCTCGCGTTGAGGGTGAGCCCGCAGCCCTCCGCTCCGCAGGTCTGCCCCGGGGTACGGGGCTGCACTCCCGTACGGTGGCGGCTGCAGGGCGGGTAACGAATCTGGCCAGGTGGGTTCGGTGGTCCCGTAATCATCCGCCTGGGCTGGTGGACAGGAGGCCCCTGTGCGTACGGCAGCCGGTGTCGCGTTCCTGCTCCTCCAGCTCGTCTGGATGCTCGTCGAGCAGCGTGGGCCCACGCGCTACTTCTGCTGGGCGCCGAACGACTACATGACGCGCTACCACCTCGAGGTCCGCGTGGCGGGGCGTGCGCTCTCCCCGGCGGAGATCCAGCAGCGCTACCACCTGCCGGCCGAGGACCTGTCCGAGAACGTCCCCCAGCACCTCATCGACATCCTCGAGCAGCGCGAGCGGACCTCCGGACGCGGGGAGGAGGCCGCGGTGGCGCTGCGCTACCGCGTGAACGGCCGGGAGGAGCGGACATGGAGTCGCCCCTAGAGGAGTCGCCCCTAGAGGAGTCGCCCCTAGAGCACGGCCCGGTGCCGTCCCCAGACGTGCTCGCGCGCGAGCGCCCGGTGCGGGCCTCCTGGAACCCGCTCGCGGTGAGCGGCACGGCGCTGCCGCCCAACGTCCTGCTCGCGGCGAAGCTCATCGCCGTGAGCTTCATTGCCACCGGGCAGGTGCAGGCGCTCCCCTCCCCCTTCCTCCCCTTCGTCGCCGTGCTGGACGGGCTGCCCCTCCAGCCCGTGCTCCAGGCGCTGTTCCTCACGGCGACGACGGCTCTGCTGCTCAACCGCGCCGTGCGCACCTGTTGCCTGGTGCTGGGCGCGACCCTGTTCGTCGCGCTCCTGTCGTCGCGCCTCTACTTCGAGAACAACAGGACCTTCACGGCCTGCGTGCTCTTCCTCACGGGCCTGTACGAGCCACGCCAGAGGCACTCGCTCATCCGCCTCCAGCTCGTCGTCCTGTACTTCGGTGCGGCGCTCAACAAGGTGCTGGACCCCGACTGGCGCTCCGGCCAGTTCTTCGAGAACTGGGTCACCCACGTGCTGCAGTACCCGGGCTACGCGCGCTTCAGCGCCCTGCTGCCCCCGCTGGCGCTCTCCGCCCTCCTGGACTGGCTGGCCATCGCCACCGAGGCGGCGCTCGCGCTCGGCTTCCTCGTGCCCCGGCTGCGGCGCCCGGCCATCGTCCTCGGAGTGCTGTGGCACACCGGGCTCCTGCTGATCACCGGCCGCACGTTCGGGATGTTCTACTACGCGCTGCTGAGCAGCTATGTCGCAGTGGCCGCCTGGCCTCGGGCACCGCTCACCCTGCTCTACACGCCGGCGCGCCGCGGGGCGGGCGGGCTGCGCTCCCTGCTGCAGCGCCTCGACTTCGACCACGCCTTGCACTGGGTCCGGAGCGACGCCGCCGCGGCGCGCGGGCCCGGCGTGCGCGCCAACGCCTACCGAGGCCTGGCCGCCTACGTGGCAGCCCTCCGGTACACGCCGGCCACGTACTTCGTCCTCCTGCTCGGAGTCCTGATGCTCCGTCCCCTCAGCCAGGTGTACCGCAGCCTCCTGATGAAGCTCGCCTGACGCGCTGCCCTTCCCGCTGGAGCCCGCATGCAGCTGCTCCCGTTCCTCGAGCCCTCCGCCGCAGCCCCGGCCGCCCGCGCCTACCAGGCGAGCGTGAACGCGCAGTTCGCACAGGAGGCCGGGTACTGGAAGGGCGTGTACGCGCAGCAGTCTCTCGCCGGCCTGATCTACCAGCTGCGCCACGCGACCGCGCTCGCGTGGATCGACGCGCTGGCGCTGCCTCCGCTCTCGGCCGTGCTGGAGATCGGCTGTGGCGCCGCGCTCATGTCGGTCGCGCTCGCCCGGCGCGGACACCGCGTGGCGTGCATCGATGCGAGCGCGGAGATGGTGAGGCAGGCCTGCACCGGGGTCCAGGAGGCGGGCGTGAGCGACCGGGTCACCGTCCACGAGGGCGACGCCCATGCGCTGCGCTTCGCCGCGGGCTCGCAGCGCCTGGTGGTCGCGCTCGGCGTGCTGCCCTGGCTGTACTCGCCGGCCCTGGCGCTCGCCGAGATGGTGCGCGTGCTGCGGCCGGGAGGCTACGTGCTCCTGAGCTCCGACAACCGCCTTCGCCTCGACCACCTGCTGGACCCCCGGCGCACGCCGGCGCTCGCCCCCGCCAGGCGCCTCCTGCGTCCGCTGGCGCGCGCGCTCGGAGTCCGCCGGCCCGCAGGCCTCGCCTCCCTGATGACGTATCGGAAGCTCACCCGGCTGCTGCGGGGCGCCGGGCTCGAGCCCCTCCGGCACCGGACCTTCGGCTTCGGGCCCTTCTCACTGCTCGGCAGGCCCCTGCTGCCGGGCCCGCTCGGGATCCGCCTGCACCAGCGCCTGCAGGCGCTCGCGGACCGCGGCGTCCCGGTGCTCCGGGCCACGGGGGCCCAGGACCTGGTGCTCGCGCACCGTGTGTAGCAGGGCAGGCGTGCGTGCATGCGAGACGGGGGCGGACCCACGCACGACCAGAGTCCAGTGCCCGTGCACTCGGGCAGACCCTATCCCAGGGAGGCCTCACGGCACCGTGGCGAGGCGCCGCGCGTTCCAGGGGGCTCCGCGGTCATCCCCTCTGGAGTGACCGGGACTTGCAGAGACTCTCTGGCGCAGCCACGAGGCACCGCGCATGGACGGCATGACGAAGCGGCACGGCACCCAGCAGTACCTGCACCTCATCGGGGTGCGAGAGCTCCCGCGGCTGACCAGCCCCTTCGACCCGGGCTACGATCCCCTGACGGTCGAGGCGCACCTGGCGCAGAGCGCGCACCTGATGGCCTCGCTCAAGATCTCCATGGCCTGCTGGCTGATCGCCGACGAGGCCACGACGCGGCGGAAGATCGCAGCGGCGCGGGCCCACGGCGTTCCGACGGTCACCGGCGGGGGCCCCTTCGAGGTGGCGGCCGCCCAGGGGCAGCTCGAGGCCTACCTCGACCTGTGCGCGGAGCTGGGGGTGACGCGCATCGAGTGTGGCGAGGGCTTCACGCACCTGGCCGGTGAGCCGGGCGCCATCGTCCGGAGGGCCCACGCGCGGGGGCTGGCCGTGCAGTTCGAGCTCGGCAAGAAGCACGAGGGGCCCTTCACCGAGGCCTCCCTGCGCGAGGCGCTCTCGCTGGGGCGGGTCTGGCTGGACGCCGGCGCCGAGCAGCTGGTCGTCGAGGCGCGCGAGAGCGCGCGGGGAGTCGGGGCCTTCGGTGACGACGGGTCCCTGCGCTTCGAGTACGTGGAGCCCTTCGCCGAGCTGTTCGGGTTGGGGCGGGTGATCTTCGAGGCGCCCACCAAGGCGAGCCAGTTCGCCTTCCTCGAGCACTTCGGGCCGCAGGTGCAGCTCGGGAACGTGCGCCTGGAGGAGCTGCTGCGCGTGGAGATCTTCCGGCGCGGGCTCCACTCGGACGCGTTCGCCCTCCCCAACCTCCGTCCGGCCCACCCATGAGCGCACGCAAGACGGTCGCGATCCACTGCTTCCAGGACGGCGCCGCCCCCTCCTTCTCCAGGTCGAAGGGCCACGCCATCGTGGCCGTGGACGTCATCCGGGCGACGACCACGGCCGTCACCGCCCTCGCCGCCGGCCGCCGCTGCTTCCCCGTCGCGACGGTGGACGCCGCGGTCCGGCGCGCCCGGCAGCTCGCGAGCCCGCTCCTGGTCGGCGAGCTCGGCGGGAACATGCCGTACGGCTTCGACCTCACCAACAGCCCGGCGGCGCTGGCGGCGCGCACGGACGTGGGGCGGCCCATGGTCCTGCTCTCCACCTCCGGCACCCCGCTCATCTGCGCGCCCGGGACCTCGCAGCCGACCTATGTCGCGTGCCTGCGCAACTACCGGGTGCAGGCCCGGCACCTGGCGGCGCACCACGACGCGGTCACCGTCATCGGCGCGGGGGCGCGCGGCGAGTTCCGCGAGGAGGATCAGCTGTGCTGCGCCTGGATCGCGGAGCAGCTGCTGCGCCTGGGCCACGAGCCGGAGGACGAGAGGACGCGGGCCCTGGTCGAGCGCTGGAGCGGAGCGCCGGTGGAGGCCCTCCTCTGCAGCGCGAGCGTGGCCTACCTGCGACGCACCGGCCAGCTCGCGGACCTGGAGTTCGTGCTGTCCCACGTCGACGACGTCGGCGAGGTGTACCGCCGCTGCGGGCGCGAGCTCGTGCGCGCGCCCGTCCTCCCCCTTCCGCTCACCCGGTCGCTCGAACATGCGCAGGCGTGAGGCAGCGCCCGTGGACCTGGCCCCGGCGCCCCTGGACACCTCCGTCCCGGTGGTGGTCCTGTCCACGGGCTACTGCGGGATGGGCATCGCGCGCACCCTGGGGCGTCTCGGCGTCCGGATGCACGGCGTGCACCGCAGCGCGGATGCGCCCGCGGCCCACTCGCGCTACTGGCGGGAGCGGCTCACCTGGCCCTTCGACCCGGAGCGGGAGGGCGCGCTCGCGTGGCTGATCGGGATCGGCAGGCGCATCGGGGCGCGCCCCATCCTCATCCCCACCGACGACCGGGGCAGCATCTTCGTGAACGAGCACGCGGGCGCGCTGCGCGAGGTGTTCCGCTTCCCGGAGAAGCCCGCCGGCCTCGCGCGCACCCTCGCGAGCAAGAAGAGCATGTACCAGCTCTGCAAGCGGCTCTCGATCCCCACCCCCGAGACCGTCTTCCCGCGCTCGCGCGACGACGTGGCGGCGTACGCCCGCGCCGCGCGCTTCCCCGTGATGCTCAAGGGGATCGACACGGTCCTGCTCTACGAGCGCACCGGCACGCGGATGGTGGCCGTGCAGAGCGCCGACGAGCTGCTCTCGCTCTACGAGCGGATGGAGTCCCCCGAGGCGCCGAACCTGATGCTGCAGGAGCTCATCCCGGGAGGCTCCGAGCAGGTGTGGATGTTCAACGGCTACTTCGATGCGCAGTCCCGCTGCCTGTTCGGGCTCACCGGCAAGAAGCTGCGCCAGTACCCCGCGTACGCCGGCGTGACCAGCCTGGGCGTCTGCGTGGCGAACGAGGCCGTCGCGCGCCAGACCTGCGAGCTCATGCGGGCGGTGGGCTACCGCGGCATCCTGGACATCGGCTTCAAGTTCGACGCGCGCACGGGCGAGTACAAGCTCCTGGACGTCAACCCGCGGGTCGGCGCGACGTTCCGGCTCTTCGTCGACTCCGCCGGCATGGACGTCGTGCGGGCGCTGTACCTGGACCTCACGGGGCAGCGCGTCCTGCCGGGCCGTCCGCTCGAGGGACGCAAGTGGATCGTGGAGCCCTACGATCTCTCCTCCTCCGTGCGCTACCTGCGCGACGGGGTCATCGGCCCGCGCGAGTGGGCCCGCTCCTTCCGCGGGCTCCAGGAGGGCGCCCTGTTCGCGTGGGACGACTTGGGTCCCCTGTTCGCCGCAGGGGGGCGTTCGTTGAGCCGGGGACTGCGCAGGCTGCGCGCGGGCATGGCCCCGGCGCTGCCGCCACGCCGCCGGGTGCAACAGCTCACGGAGGCTCACGGGGCTGCGGTCCTCCAGCCAGCCCGTCCCCGGCCCTCCCCTCTGCCGGCGCCAGCGGGGACGGGGGGCCGGCGCGCGCGCCCCAGCGGCGCTTGAAGGTGGCGCGGTGCGCCTCCCACCACTCGCGCCACTCGCGGATGGCGGCCTCGCGCTCGGCCCGCGGACCCGCGGGCTGGAAGTGGAGTCAGGTGCTGGTGGCGTCGCGCAACACCATCTCCGCGAGGAAGCGCGTGCGCAGGTCCTCGCTCTCCAGGAGCGCGATGAGCTCGGGAATGGTGCGCGCTCCGAGCGCCGCGCGGTCGTGGGCAAAGGTGTCGTCCATGCGGGGAGGGTAATGCCCGCGCGGGGCGCCTGCCGGCCGGCCGCCACCGCGTGGCGGTGTTCGTGCTCGATGCCGCGCTGCAGCTCGTGCTCGCCGGCGCCTGGGGGCTGCGAGGGAGAGCGCTGCGCGTTAGGCCTGGAGGGTGAGCGCCCCGCACCCTGCCGAGAAGCCCTGCCTTCGCTGCGGCCGCCGCATCACCTGGCGCAAGAAGTGGGAGCGCGACTGGGACGCGGTGCGCTACTGCTCCACGCGCTGCCGGAGCGCAGGCGCGCCGGACGACGGGCTGGAGGCGGCCATCCTCGCGGCCCTGGCGGCGCGTGCGCGCGGGGCGACCTGCTGCCCCTCGGAGATTGCCCGCGCGCGCTGGCCCGCGGACTGGCGCGCGCACATGGAGGAGGTGCGCGAGGCGGCGCGCCGGCTCGTGGCGCAGGGGCGGCTGCACATCGTGCAGGGCGGCCGCGTGGTGGACCCCTCCGATGCGCGCGGTCCCATCCGGCTGCGACTCGCGCGCGGAGGCCCGCAGGCGTCCGGCGATGCCGCGGGGCAAACCTGAGCCGGGAGTCAGACGGTCTCGGCTGCAGGTCCGCGCGCCCTGCAGTGCCGAGAACCGGCGTGACGCGCCCCGCCGCTCTATCCGGTGACGAGGTCGCGCAGGCGCAGCACGTCGTCCAGGACGGGCTGCAGCACCTCGGGGCGCTCGTACACGTCGGAAGGCATTCCCGTGAGCTCCATGACCCACTGAACGGAGGGGGCCCGTCCGGCCTCGATCCGCACCTCGCGCTTGACCTTCACGGTCGAGTACGCGCGGGGAAAGACGCGCGGAAGGTACGCCGCGAGCTCCGGGTCGGACAGCTTGCGCGCAATGGCAGCGTGCGCCGGCCCGGTGACGAGCAGCCGGGTGGTGCCCGCGGTGACCCAGCTGTGCCGCGCAGGAACGGAGAAGGCGTACACGTATTTGACTGCCTCGGCTGGCGCGATCACGGCCCCTGGACCGCCATCCAGATCGAGCACCAGGCTGCAGTAGTAGCCACCACCGCCGACTCCCCCGCCGCCCGCCAGCCGGCGCAGCGTGCACCGGGCCCCGCCGTAGCGAAAGGACACCGCGTCGGTCAGCCAGGAGGTCGTGCCCTGAAAGTGCGCGGCGAGCGGCGCGGCCTGCTGCCTTGCCCTGCGGGTGAGGAGCACGAAGACGAGGCCGATGGGCGCGAAGATGATGAGCGACAAGGGGAGCGAGATCACAGCCGGCTTCTCCGTTTCCAGGGGTCAGCCCCGGAGGGCGCCCGCTGCCACCTTGGCACTGACCTCCCGGACAAACCAATGCCCTTGCTGCTCCGTATGAGCGACAAGGAGGCGCGCCAGGGCGGGCGCCGGACCCCGCCCTCGAGCGGAACGAAAAGGTGGATGGACACGTGACTCAGCCCATTGTTGCGCTCGCGGGTAGCACGGGGGATCTCGGTGAGCGGCTGTGCAAGGCCCTGGTCGCACGCGGTGCCTCGGTGAGGGCGCTGCTGCGCCCGGAGGCTGCCGAGGCGGACGCAGCCCGGCTCCTCGAGCTCGGCGCCACGCCGGTGCGTGCAGACCCGCAGGACGTCGCCGCCCTGGCGACCGCGCTCGAGGGCGCCTCGTGCGTCGTCTCGGCGCTCAACGGGCTGCGCGAGGTCATCGTCGGGCGTCAGGGCGTGTTGCTCGATGCGGCGGTCCGGGCGGGCGTCCCGCGCTTCATCCCCTCCGACTACGCAGCGGACTTCACGAAGACGCGGCCGGGGGACAACCGCAACTTCGACCTGCGCCGGGAGTTCATGGCGCGCGCGGACCGCGCTCCCCTGCAGGTGACGTCCATCCTCAACGGCGCCTTCATGGACATGCTGGGCCGCGAGATGCCGCTCATCCAGCCCGCCATCCACCGCGTCCTCTACTGGCAGGACGCGGACCAGCTCCTCGACTTCACGGCGAAGGACGACGTCGCCGCGTACACCGCCGCCGTGGCGACGGACGCGCGGACGGCGCCGCGCTTCCTGCGCATCGCGGGCGAGAGCCTCAGCGCGCGCGGCCTCGCCGCGGCGGTGAGCGAGGTGAGCGGCGAGCGCTACCGCACGCTCTGGGCGGGAAACCTCGCCACGCTGGGACTGATGATCCGCGTCGCGAAGCGCCTTGCGCCCCAGCCCGACGCGGTGTTTCCGCCCTGGCAGGGCATGCAGTACTCACGCGACATGTTCAGCGGCCGGGGCAAGCTCCAGCCGCTCGACAACGCGCGCTATCCCGAGCTGCGCTGGACCTCCGTGCGGCAGCTGCTCGCGCAGAGGCCGCGGTGACTTCACGGCACGGATGCCTCGGCGCTGTCACGCCTCCGAATCGAAGGTGATTCGGACACCGTCGCGTCCGATGGCCTTGCGCGCCAGCTCTGTGGCGGTGGCGAGGTCGAGGTTGAGAAGGCGTGCGACCTCGGAGATCGCGATGCCGGGCCGCGCCCTCGCGAGGTCCGCAATCGTCGCGTTCATCGACGACGTCATCGGCTCGGCGAAGCGAACCCTCCTTCCCCTGTCGAACCCGATCCGGAGCAGCGTCTCGTAAGCATCGAAGTCGCTCGGCCACTGCTGCTGCGCGACGATGTCTTGCAGCTGGCGTGCATCCAGGCGCAGCATGCAGAAGACGTCGTTCTGTCGCTCCTCCTGCCCGATGAGCCAGCCCTGACCGCACAAGCGGCAGCGCGCGGCCCACAGCCACCAATACGGGTCCCCCCGCTGCGCGACCTGCTCCAGGCTGCGAAAGACGTCGCCATCCGACCACTCCCGCCCCGCCTCGAACGCGGGTGCCGGTGCCTGGAAGTGCCCCATGTCCACGACGTCGAGCGTCCTCAGCCGGATGCAGCAGCAGTCGGGCGAGGGACGCCCCCGGGCGTGGGCCGCGAGCGCGCACCGCAGAGACCAGACTTCCGCCCGGTCGGTGAAGTGGGTCGAGATGGCCATCAGGAAGAGCGCCTGCCCCAGCTCGCTCTCGAGCCGCGGCTCGGCGTAGACCCACCTCTCGAACTCGGGCACGGGAACGTCGCCTCGAACGAAGGCCCAGAGCCGCTCGGTGATGTCGTCGGGGGTTCGCATTGCCAGCTCGCGGGGAGCATAGGACGAGGAGCCCCTGGGCGAGGGACTGCAGATGGCGCCCGTGGCCGCACCGGGAGGTGTCAGGGCCGGGCCACCGAGGACGGCGCCGCTGAAGGCACCTGCGAGGTGAGGGCGCGCAGCTCGCCGGCCAGGCGGGCCGAGTCGTGGTCCGGCCCCACGCCCTCGATGAGGAGGAGCTCGCCCTCGAGGTGGCGCGTGCGCAGTGGGAGGATGTGCCGGTAGGCCGGCGAGTCGTACCAGGCGCGCGCGGCCGCCATGGTGGGGAACTCGATGAGCACGGGCGTACCCTGCCAGGTCCCCTCCTTCACCTCCGGCGCAGCGCCGTGGATGCGGAAGCGCCCGCCGAAGGGGTCCAGCGTCGCCTGGATCCTCTCCATGTACTCGAACACCTCCGGGTGGGGCTGGGCGCTGCGCAGGTGCGCCAGGGCAAATGCGGTCATGGTTCTCTCCTTCGCTCCTTCGGACGCCGGCAGGGGCGCCGCTGTCCGGAGCTGCGCCTGAACATGCGCCACGCGGGGAGCCCGGGCGATGACCTGCAAGGTAAGGCCGGCTCGTTCGAGCTCAGCGCCGCGCCTGGCGCATCCCTTTGGACACGCGCTGTGCGGCGGCGGTCACTCTCTCGGCAGATGTCGGCCCCGCTCGAGGCCGCTCGGGCATGGTTCCCTCACGAGGTGACGATGGACGGAGTGAGGGCACTGCCGAGGAGCGCCTTCGGGCTTCTTTGCCTGACGTCGTACCTCGCGTGCGAACCACAGGAGGCGCCTGACTCGCGCGAAGTGGCCGAGCCGCGAGGAGTCCTGGCCGTCGCAAGCGCGAGCGCACAATGGTTGCGTGACCGCTACGCAGCCCATCTCTGCGAGCGCGACGGAGGGAGCTGGGACTCAGAGGACGGCTACTGCGCTGGCCCCGCATGGTGTGAGGCGGCCGGAGGCACTTTCATCCGCGAAGCTCCGGGTTACGTCTGCGAGAGCAGCCGCGCGGGTCCTGCCTGCGGGACCGACAACGACTGCGCCGCGGGAGCGGAGTGCATGCGCCACCACGGTGGCTTCGCGGGCGGGATGACCGAGCGTCGCACGTGCGAGGTGCCGTGTGCTGCGGACGGGGCCTGCCCATCGCGGATGAGCTGCGTCCACCACCTGTGTGGCGGCCCGAGGTCGAGGACCTCGAGCGGTGCTGTCTGCGCCCCATGGTTGGACGCGCCGCGCGGCGCTGCGAAGTGAGGGCCCCGAGCGCGAAGTTCCCGCGCCGGAATACGGCCTCAGCGCCGCGCCTGGCGCACGTGCCAGCACACGCCGGCCAGGTCGATGAGGTGCAGCTCGCGGCCCCACGGGAAGTCGGTGGGCGCTCGCAGCTGCACTCCCGGGAAGCGCTCGGGCAGCTGCTTCTGCGCGAGCGCCGCCGCGTAGGCCTCGAGGTCCTCCACCTCGTAGACGATCATCTGCTGCGCGGCCCACTGCGCCCCGCTGTGCTCCTGCAGGATGAAGTACGCGCCGCCGAAGCGCAGGCCGGCGTAGCCGCCCTCCTGCCACTCCGGCGCGAAGCCCAGCTCGGCGAAGAGCGCGAGCGCCTGCGCGAAGTCGGGCCCCGAGGGGGCGAAGGGATAGAGGGACGTCGCGCGCACCGTCATGAGGCGAGCAGCCTGTCGACGAGCGCGACGTAGCGCCTCATCGCCTCCTCGCGGCCCACGCCCTTCATCCCCGTCCAGGCGTCGAACTTCGCGCGGCCCTTGAGGTCCAGCATGCCAGGGCGCTTGCCCTGCACGTCGCCTTCCGTGCCCTGCTTGTAGAGCGCGTACAGCTCCAGCAGCGTGTCGTTGGAGGGACGGGTGCGGAGCGTCTTCACCCGCTGCTGCGCCGACGCGAAGTCTTCCGGGAGGGCCATGCGCCCATCTTGCCTCGCCGGCGCCGGCTTTGCGTCCCCCCTTGCGTCCTGGCCTATCGTGGCCGCGTGACTCCGCGCCTCGTCTTTCAACCCACCATGCAGAGCCTGCTGCATGCGCTCGGCCCCCGGCTCGACGCCGGCTGCGCGGCGCGGCTGCTCCAGGTGGGGGTGAACACGGAGGCCCCGCTGCTGGACGCCTACCCCGTCTCCGTCTTCGCTGCCGCGCTGCGCGTAGCGGCCGGGGCGCTGGCGCCCGGACTCCCGGAGGAGGAGGGCGTGCGGCGCGTGGGCCGCTGCTTCGTCCAGCGCTTCAGCGAGACGCGGCTCGGCCGCGCGGGGCTCACCCTGGCGAGGCTGATGGGCCCCGAGTACCTCGTGCGCCACTTCGGCCAGGCCATCCGCCTGGGCGACAACTACACGCAGGTGCACGCGCAGCAGCAGGCGCCGCGGCACTTCCTGGTGACGGTGCATCCCGCGCAGCTGCCCGGCTTCTACGTGGGCTTGTTCGAGGAGGGCCTGCGCGCCCTGGGCGCGAGCGCGGTGGAGGCCCAGCTGCACGCGCTGCACGGCGAGGGCTTCGTCTTCTCGGTTCGCTGGAGCTGAGCGGGGCGAGCAGCCCGCGGGCCCCACCTGCCGCTTCGAGAACGGGCGCTGCGCCGCCCGGACGCTTGCGCGGCGCTTGCTTCCGGAGCCCTCTTGGGCCCTAGTGCCCCCCGCCCCCGCGTCACATGGCTGCGTCCCCCGACTACCAGGCGCTCTTCGCGCTCTCGCCCAACCCGTACTGCCTGCTGGACCGGCAGCTGCGCTACGTGACGGCCAACGCCGCCTACCTGCAGGTGACGGCGAGCCGGCTCGAGGACCTGGTGGGCCGCGGCCTCTTCGACGCCTTCCCCCACGACCCGGCGGACCCGAACAACGCGCCGGCCCTGCAGCTGCGCGCCTCGCTCGAGAAGGTGCTCGCCACGCGCGAGC
It contains:
- a CDS encoding HTTM domain-containing protein, yielding MPSPDVLARERPVRASWNPLAVSGTALPPNVLLAAKLIAVSFIATGQVQALPSPFLPFVAVLDGLPLQPVLQALFLTATTALLLNRAVRTCCLVLGATLFVALLSSRLYFENNRTFTACVLFLTGLYEPRQRHSLIRLQLVVLYFGAALNKVLDPDWRSGQFFENWVTHVLQYPGYARFSALLPPLALSALLDWLAIATEAALALGFLVPRLRRPAIVLGVLWHTGLLLITGRTFGMFYYALLSSYVAVAAWPRAPLTLLYTPARRGAGGLRSLLQRLDFDHALHWVRSDAAAARGPGVRANAYRGLAAYVAALRYTPATYFVLLLGVLMLRPLSQVYRSLLMKLA
- a CDS encoding class I SAM-dependent methyltransferase, producing MQLLPFLEPSAAAPAARAYQASVNAQFAQEAGYWKGVYAQQSLAGLIYQLRHATALAWIDALALPPLSAVLEIGCGAALMSVALARRGHRVACIDASAEMVRQACTGVQEAGVSDRVTVHEGDAHALRFAAGSQRLVVALGVLPWLYSPALALAEMVRVLRPGGYVLLSSDNRLRLDHLLDPRRTPALAPARRLLRPLARALGVRRPAGLASLMTYRKLTRLLRGAGLEPLRHRTFGFGPFSLLGRPLLPGPLGIRLHQRLQALADRGVPVLRATGAQDLVLAHRV
- a CDS encoding phosphosulfolactate synthase; translated protein: MDGMTKRHGTQQYLHLIGVRELPRLTSPFDPGYDPLTVEAHLAQSAHLMASLKISMACWLIADEATTRRKIAAARAHGVPTVTGGGPFEVAAAQGQLEAYLDLCAELGVTRIECGEGFTHLAGEPGAIVRRAHARGLAVQFELGKKHEGPFTEASLREALSLGRVWLDAGAEQLVVEARESARGVGAFGDDGSLRFEYVEPFAELFGLGRVIFEAPTKASQFAFLEHFGPQVQLGNVRLEELLRVEIFRRGLHSDAFALPNLRPAHP
- a CDS encoding 2-phosphosulfolactate phosphatase; this encodes MSARKTVAIHCFQDGAAPSFSRSKGHAIVAVDVIRATTTAVTALAAGRRCFPVATVDAAVRRARQLASPLLVGELGGNMPYGFDLTNSPAALAARTDVGRPMVLLSTSGTPLICAPGTSQPTYVACLRNYRVQARHLAAHHDAVTVIGAGARGEFREEDQLCCAWIAEQLLRLGHEPEDERTRALVERWSGAPVEALLCSASVAYLRRTGQLADLEFVLSHVDDVGEVYRRCGRELVRAPVLPLPLTRSLEHAQA
- a CDS encoding carboxylate--amine ligase produces the protein MDLAPAPLDTSVPVVVLSTGYCGMGIARTLGRLGVRMHGVHRSADAPAAHSRYWRERLTWPFDPEREGALAWLIGIGRRIGARPILIPTDDRGSIFVNEHAGALREVFRFPEKPAGLARTLASKKSMYQLCKRLSIPTPETVFPRSRDDVAAYARAARFPVMLKGIDTVLLYERTGTRMVAVQSADELLSLYERMESPEAPNLMLQELIPGGSEQVWMFNGYFDAQSRCLFGLTGKKLRQYPAYAGVTSLGVCVANEAVARQTCELMRAVGYRGILDIGFKFDARTGEYKLLDVNPRVGATFRLFVDSAGMDVVRALYLDLTGQRVLPGRPLEGRKWIVEPYDLSSSVRYLRDGVIGPREWARSFRGLQEGALFAWDDLGPLFAAGGRSLSRGLRRLRAGMAPALPPRRRVQQLTEAHGAAVLQPARPRPSPLPAPAGTGGRRARPSGA
- a CDS encoding DUF2256 and DUF3253 domain-containing protein — encoded protein: MSAPHPAEKPCLRCGRRITWRKKWERDWDAVRYCSTRCRSAGAPDDGLEAAILAALAARARGATCCPSEIARARWPADWRAHMEEVREAARRLVAQGRLHIVQGGRVVDPSDARGPIRLRLARGGPQASGDAAGQT
- a CDS encoding NmrA family NAD(P)-binding protein produces the protein MTQPIVALAGSTGDLGERLCKALVARGASVRALLRPEAAEADAARLLELGATPVRADPQDVAALATALEGASCVVSALNGLREVIVGRQGVLLDAAVRAGVPRFIPSDYAADFTKTRPGDNRNFDLRREFMARADRAPLQVTSILNGAFMDMLGREMPLIQPAIHRVLYWQDADQLLDFTAKDDVAAYTAAVATDARTAPRFLRIAGESLSARGLAAAVSEVSGERYRTLWAGNLATLGLMIRVAKRLAPQPDAVFPPWQGMQYSRDMFSGRGKLQPLDNARYPELRWTSVRQLLAQRPR
- a CDS encoding DUF1330 domain-containing protein; the protein is MTAFALAHLRSAQPHPEVFEYMERIQATLDPFGGRFRIHGAAPEVKEGTWQGTPVLIEFPTMAAARAWYDSPAYRHILPLRTRHLEGELLLIEGVGPDHDSARLAGELRALTSQVPSAAPSSVARP
- a CDS encoding bleomycin resistance protein → MTVRATSLYPFAPSGPDFAQALALFAELGFAPEWQEGGYAGLRFGGAYFILQEHSGAQWAAQQMIVYEVEDLEAYAAALAQKQLPERFPGVQLRAPTDFPWGRELHLIDLAGVCWHVRQARR
- a CDS encoding acyl-CoA-binding protein, with the translated sequence MALPEDFASAQQRVKTLRTRPSNDTLLELYALYKQGTEGDVQGKRPGMLDLKGRAKFDAWTGMKGVGREEAMRRYVALVDRLLAS